ATGCAGAAAAAGCATATCAAAAAAATAAAGAAACTAATTCAGAAATTGTATATTTAGTATCTTCAAATTCAGAGCTTATATTATCAGAAATAGATGATAAAAAAAAGAAAAGTATTGAAATAATAGATAAATTAAAGAAATTAAATATAACAAAACAAAATTCAGGAAAACTTATAGAACTTTTTAAATCTAATGAAAAAGTAAGTTGTGCAATTTTGGCTAATCATTTAAATATATCTGAAAGGACAGCAAATAGATTACTATTGAAACTCGAAGAAAATCATTTAGCTACTTCAGAGTTAATAAAAATAAATAGAGGAAGACCTAAAAAAATATATCAATTTTCTTTTTAATAAAAATGTACCTATAATCTTAATTTATAATACAAGATTATAGGTACACTCTAATTGAAAAAATATTATTTTTAAATTCTTTTAATACTATTTCCTCTTACATCAACTTTGATACTTTTAATTACATCATCTCCTTCAGTCACAGTATAGTAACTACATAGATTTGCTGTAGAGCAAGAATGATTAGGTATAATTTCTATTTTATCTCCTATTTTTAAATTTGTTTGTCCTTCTATTTTTAATTTTCCAACTTCTTCAGATAGAGAAGAAACTATAATTTCTGGATGATTAATTACAGTTCCATAACCAATAATAGAATTATTACCATGAGCTCCTTGGTCTAAACCTAGACATTTAGCCCCTGCATCACAAATAAAGAGATTTTCACTAGGATGAGAAATAATTGTAGCTAAAACAGTTAATGCACAATCTTCAATTTTAGCTTTGTTTATAGATAACTGAATACTATCTAAAAAAACATAATTTCCAGGATGATATACATTTATATTTGAGTCTTTAACTGATTCTTCAAAAGTAGGTGTAGAACCACTTGTAATGTATTCTAAGTGATATCCTTCTTTTTCAAGTAGTTCTTTTGCTTTTCTTAAAGTTTCACATTCATCTATAACATATTGATGTATATCTGCTTCACAAGTAGAAGAATAAACATGTCCAGGGTGAGATGAAATTCCTCTTAATTTTAAATACTTTAATTTTTTTAATTCTTCTGCAAAATTTAACAAATTATTCAAAGATATACCAAAACGATGTAATCCACTATCTACAATGATGTTATAATTAACAATCACATTTTCAGTTTCTGCTATTTTATTGATTTTTATAGCTGACTCTAAAGAATCTAAACGTATTATAAAATCCGTTTTTTTACTCATTTCAATAATTCTTTTAATATTTTCTTCACTTGCCACAGGATAGGCATACATAATTTTTTTAACACCTTTTTGACAACATGCCTCTGCTTCATCTAAAGTACCACATAATACTCCTGTAGCCCCTTCTTTTATCTGCATTTCAACAATTTCCATACTTTTGTGAGTTTTTACCATTGGCCATAATTCTTTTTTATATTCTGTACATAATTTTTGATATTTTTTAATATTATTTTTTAAGGCTTTAATGTTCAATAAAATAGTTGGTGTTTTTAATTCTTTCTTTTTCATAAAAATACCTCCTTGGAATTATTTCAAATAAGTATTTAAAAATATCTCCATATCTTCTTTAGGAACCATTCTTCCACCTGTTGCCCAGCATATATGATATGCATTATTAATATTTTTTCCAATTTTATTTTCAATATATTTTTTGCTTTCTTCATACTTTAATAGAGAAACTGCTCCTTCAAACGCTGCACAAGAAGAAGGTTCAATTTTTTTATTTTCTGTTTTGTTTAAAATTCTCAAATAGTCATACAGTTTGTAATCATCTACAGTAAAAATTCCACTTAAAATAGGTTCCATCAATCTTCCAACCAAACCAGAAGGTCTTGCAACTGCTAAACCATCTGCATGTGTAATTCCATGTATTCCTACATCATAGACACTAATTTTTTCATGTAATCCTGTTTCCATTCCTAATAGCATACAAGGAGCTAGTACAGGTTCAACAAAGAAAATATATACATTTTCTTTAAATATTCTTTTAAGTCCATAGGCAACTCCCCCAGGAGCTCCACCAACACCACAAGGAATATATACAATAAGAGGATGTTCTTTATTAATTACAATTCCTGTTTCATCAAATTGTTTTTTTATTCTTGAAGCAGCCACTGTGTACCCTAAAAATAGATTCATTGATTTTTCATCATCTACAAAATAACTCATAGGATCTGCATCAGAGTTCTTTCTTCCTTCTTCTACTGCTTTTCCATAATCACTTTCATATTCAATGACTTGAACTCCTTTAGATCTCAACATGTCTTTTTTCCATTTTTTTGCATCTGCAGACATGTGAACAATCACTTGAAATCCTAAAGCAGCACTTGTAATCCCTATACTTAATCCTAAATTTCCAGTAGAGCCAACCTGTATTTTATATTTTGAAAAAAAATCTTTAAATTTTTTATCTGCTAAAATAGAATAATCATCTTCTAATTTTAATAATCCTGCTTCCATTGCTAATTCTTCTGCATGTTTTAAAACTTCATAGACACCACCCCTAGCTTTAATAGAGCCAGCTACTGGAAGATGACTATCCATCTTTAAATATAATTTTCCTGGAATTTCAGTATGATATATTTTTTCTAGTTCTTTTTGCATATTAAATATCTCTTCTAAAGGAGATTCAATAATCCCATTTGTTTCTTCTGTTTCTGGAAAAACCTTTTTTATGAAAGGAGCAAAACGTTTTAATCTTTCTTCTGCTTCTTTTAATTCTTGATCCTTAATAGGAAGATTTTTTTCATACTCTATATAGTTTATTTCTTTTGGGTTTATCCAAACAACTTCTTTTTTATTTATCATATTTTTTATTAAGGTGTTATTTGCAATAATATTTGCTATATCCATAATTTACTCTCCTTTTTTATTTTTTAAAATAATATTATAAGAAAATAATTTTTAATATAAAAACACAGACAAGTGCAGTTACAGACTGAAATACACTGATAATTGGAAAAGTTTTATAGGCGACTTCAGGTTTCATTCCTGATGTAGAAACAACAACCCAGAAAAAGTCATCATTTCCATGAAAAACCATAAATCCACCAGCTGCACAAGCCAACATAGCAATTACTAATCCCATTGGTGTATTAAATCCAAGAATATCTAATAGTGGTAGTAACATAGAAGCAGCAGTTATCATACCAACTGTTCCAGAACCTATTGCAGTTCTAAAAATTGCACCAATAATATAAGGAACAATAATTCCTATGGAAATTCCTGAAAACAAATTCATTACGATTTCTTGTAAATTAGACAATTTTAATACTGTTGCAAAAGCTCCTCCTGCTCCAACAATTAATACAATTTGTCCTGCTGTTTTTAAAGATTCTCCAAATATTCCATCAAAAGTCCAAACATTTTTATCATCTGGATAAACAGATTTATATGTAAAAAATGCTATAATAAGTCCAATAAATAATGCTATTATAGTTTGACCTAAAGAATCAATAATACGATATAGTATTCCTGTTCCAAAAGGTTTTGATTCCAAACTTCCGACTGTTTTTAACAGCATTAAAAATATTGGTATTATAATAGGTGAAAAGCTCATAAAAGGACTTGGTAATTTTTTAGCTTTCTCATCTGTGTGAACTTCTTCTATTTCAGGAAGAAAATAATATTTTTTTCCAAAAACTCTTCCTGCAATAATGGCAACAATTGTTACAGGAAGAGAAACAATCATTCCACATAAAATAACTAATCCTAAGTTGGAACCTAAAATTCCAGCAACGGCTAAAGGACCAGGAGTTGGCGGAACCAACATGTGAGTTGCATGAAGCCCCATTGCTAATGCTACTGCCATTGTAGTCATACTTCCACTTGTATCTTTACTTACTCTTTTTGCTAATGGAGACAATAAAACAAATGCAGAATCACAAAAAACAGGAATAGAAACAAAATAACCTGTAACGGCTAGGCCAATATCAGCATTTTTCTTTCCTGTAATTTTTAAAATAGTTTCGGCCATAGTTTCCGCAGCACCACTATTTTCTAATAGAGCTCCCATAACAGTTCCAATTGCTATAACTACTCCTATTCCAGCAATTGTTCCTCCAAGTCCATCTGAGTATGCTCCAATTATATCAGGAATTGAATGCCCTGATATTAATCCAAAGAAAAAAGCACTGATTGTTAATGCAAAGAATGGATGAAGTTTAACTTTAATTGTTAATAAAACCAGTAATAATATTGATAATAAAATAGCTACAATAGTAAATGTTACACTCATAAAATACCTCCTATTTTTTATTTAAAAATAACGTTATTTTAATTTTTATTTAAGATTCTATTTTTAATATCAAAATTTAATTTTACTTAATTTTTTAATCAATTTATATTTAATTATATTTAATTTTTACTTAATTTTATATATATATATATAATTTTGTCTATAAAATAATTTTACTTTATTGTTAAAGATAAGTCAAGTTAAAAAATTAAATAATATTTAATTTTAATATAATTTAATTTTGTATTTTAAAAGAAATGGTGAAAAAAGATAAAATAGTGTATAATAGAGAAGAGTTTTTAAGAAAGGATAATATAAAAATGAATAAAGAAATTAATGTTGGTATTACAATTAAAAATATAAGAAAAGCAAAAAAATTACTTTTAAAAGATGTAGCTTTTAAATGTGGGATTTCATCTTC
The window above is part of the Fusobacterium simiae genome. Proteins encoded here:
- a CDS encoding alanine racemase — translated: MKKKELKTPTILLNIKALKNNIKKYQKLCTEYKKELWPMVKTHKSMEIVEMQIKEGATGVLCGTLDEAEACCQKGVKKIMYAYPVASEENIKRIIEMSKKTDFIIRLDSLESAIKINKIAETENVIVNYNIIVDSGLHRFGISLNNLLNFAEELKKLKYLKLRGISSHPGHVYSSTCEADIHQYVIDECETLRKAKELLEKEGYHLEYITSGSTPTFEESVKDSNINVYHPGNYVFLDSIQLSINKAKIEDCALTVLATIISHPSENLFICDAGAKCLGLDQGAHGNNSIIGYGTVINHPEIIVSSLSEEVGKLKIEGQTNLKIGDKIEIIPNHSCSTANLCSYYTVTEGDDVIKSIKVDVRGNSIKRI
- the dsdA gene encoding D-serine ammonia-lyase, whose protein sequence is MDIANIIANNTLIKNMINKKEVVWINPKEINYIEYEKNLPIKDQELKEAEERLKRFAPFIKKVFPETEETNGIIESPLEEIFNMQKELEKIYHTEIPGKLYLKMDSHLPVAGSIKARGGVYEVLKHAEELAMEAGLLKLEDDYSILADKKFKDFFSKYKIQVGSTGNLGLSIGITSAALGFQVIVHMSADAKKWKKDMLRSKGVQVIEYESDYGKAVEEGRKNSDADPMSYFVDDEKSMNLFLGYTVAASRIKKQFDETGIVINKEHPLIVYIPCGVGGAPGGVAYGLKRIFKENVYIFFVEPVLAPCMLLGMETGLHEKISVYDVGIHGITHADGLAVARPSGLVGRLMEPILSGIFTVDDYKLYDYLRILNKTENKKIEPSSCAAFEGAVSLLKYEESKKYIENKIGKNINNAYHICWATGGRMVPKEDMEIFLNTYLK
- a CDS encoding GntP family permease, translated to MSVTFTIVAILLSILLLVLLTIKVKLHPFFALTISAFFFGLISGHSIPDIIGAYSDGLGGTIAGIGVVIAIGTVMGALLENSGAAETMAETILKITGKKNADIGLAVTGYFVSIPVFCDSAFVLLSPLAKRVSKDTSGSMTTMAVALAMGLHATHMLVPPTPGPLAVAGILGSNLGLVILCGMIVSLPVTIVAIIAGRVFGKKYYFLPEIEEVHTDEKAKKLPSPFMSFSPIIIPIFLMLLKTVGSLESKPFGTGILYRIIDSLGQTIIALFIGLIIAFFTYKSVYPDDKNVWTFDGIFGESLKTAGQIVLIVGAGGAFATVLKLSNLQEIVMNLFSGISIGIIVPYIIGAIFRTAIGSGTVGMITAASMLLPLLDILGFNTPMGLVIAMLACAAGGFMVFHGNDDFFWVVVSTSGMKPEVAYKTFPIISVFQSVTALVCVFILKIIFL